The Solibacillus sp. FSL R7-0682 genome includes a window with the following:
- the tnpB gene encoding IS66 family insertion sequence element accessory protein TnpB (TnpB, as the term is used for proteins encoded by IS66 family insertion elements, is considered an accessory protein, since TnpC, encoded by a neighboring gene, is a DDE family transposase.) yields the protein MKRDFTSVQNIYIICGKTDMRKGIDGLATLVQDSFELDPYSDSIFLFSGWSKDRYKCLYFDGDGFAMLYKRLDNGKLQWPKDENEVRSLSQQELRWLLEGLSLQQPKAIAKSAKGVF from the coding sequence ATGAAGCGTGATTTTACGAGCGTACAAAACATCTATATTATTTGCGGGAAGACCGATATGCGCAAAGGCATCGATGGTCTCGCAACGCTGGTTCAAGATTCTTTCGAATTAGATCCGTATAGCGATTCTATTTTTCTCTTTTCAGGATGGAGTAAGGACCGCTATAAATGTTTGTATTTTGATGGAGATGGCTTTGCCATGCTTTACAAACGATTGGATAATGGTAAGCTTCAATGGCCAAAAGATGAAAATGAGGTGCGAAGCCTTTCACAACAGGAACTGCGCTGGTTATTAGAAGGATTATCTTTACAACAGCCGAAGGCCATTGCGAAATCTGCAAAAGGTGTCTTTTAA
- a CDS encoding adenylate cyclase has translation MIVAFVLLLLSGCIEQQLNEDNLGESKIAIEIPSEIVQHFGSLNIEQKVEDVKKTIHSDGLITITLKEAQFNQISQVTEEQLRQYLEMTTAKESNGIHNIEMNKDYSEWAIIVANKSIIGTEGFELAEELLIKNALTYQLVNRQLPAVKIRYLTDSNKLLNEKVIETNFAYSDE, from the coding sequence GTGATAGTTGCTTTTGTATTACTTTTATTATCCGGTTGTATAGAGCAACAATTAAATGAGGATAACTTAGGAGAATCGAAAATTGCTATTGAAATTCCTTCTGAAATTGTACAGCATTTCGGATCTTTGAATATCGAACAAAAAGTGGAAGACGTGAAGAAAACGATTCACTCAGATGGTCTAATTACGATCACTTTAAAAGAAGCTCAATTTAATCAAATTTCTCAAGTAACTGAGGAGCAGTTGCGACAGTATTTGGAAATGACAACGGCTAAAGAAAGTAATGGGATTCATAATATTGAGATGAATAAAGATTATTCGGAATGGGCTATTATTGTCGCAAATAAGAGTATCATTGGGACAGAGGGATTTGAACTTGCCGAAGAATTACTTATTAAAAATGCACTTACTTACCAGCTTGTTAATCGCCAATTACCAGCAGTTAAAATACGTTATTTAACAGATTCAAATAAATTGCTAAATGAAAAAGTAATTGAAACAAATTTTGCATATTCTGATGAATAA
- the tnpC gene encoding IS66 family transposase, translating to MPVNQKQEEQNERIIRLLEQQLAQSNRQIEALTEQVRQLTKALYGSKSEKAKYQAPDGQVSLFEDDPSFNEPEQTEEQSTDTVSYTVTRKKTNKKRNDSFREDIEIEEIHHHPANLACECCQGEMVEFSSTLIREEAKFIPASLKRVQHFEHVYECKLCKNDALRKAQIKRGKAPQGAIQRSIAGPTVLAKLIYDKFIQYLPLYRQVNEWERHGLHTNDKNLSNWVIRVAEDWLQPLYDLMKQLLTAKSVLHIDETYAQIIKRSDGKPAQSNAFNWVCRSVQSEGPIIVLFKSALSRGRAILEDLIKGFKGTVICDGYSAYGQLPHVQFANCWAHVRRYWLKADSKNGRIGVQYCDRLFHIERQIKHLSAEERVKARQQEAKPIVDEFFDWIDRSPFFGKNAIAKAAEYTLSRSSELKVFLENGDVAIDNNPAENAIRPNVIGRKNWLFSVSEAGAKANAICLSLAETAKANGIDFYQYLVKLMTELPNVPFHQQPEILHNYMPWSENIQATCAK from the coding sequence ATGCCTGTTAATCAAAAGCAAGAAGAACAAAACGAACGTATTATTCGATTACTTGAGCAACAACTAGCTCAGTCAAATCGACAAATAGAAGCCTTAACAGAGCAAGTTCGCCAATTAACAAAAGCGTTATATGGCTCTAAATCGGAGAAAGCCAAGTATCAAGCTCCTGATGGACAAGTCTCTTTATTTGAAGACGATCCGTCTTTTAATGAACCTGAGCAGACAGAAGAACAAAGCACCGATACGGTTAGTTATACGGTTACTCGTAAAAAGACAAATAAAAAACGAAATGATTCGTTTCGTGAGGATATTGAAATTGAAGAAATTCATCATCACCCAGCCAACTTAGCTTGTGAGTGTTGTCAGGGGGAAATGGTAGAATTCAGTTCTACGTTGATACGTGAAGAGGCGAAATTCATTCCAGCTTCCCTGAAGCGCGTGCAGCATTTTGAACATGTGTATGAGTGTAAATTGTGTAAAAACGATGCCCTACGAAAAGCTCAAATTAAACGTGGTAAAGCACCACAAGGTGCTATCCAAAGAAGCATTGCTGGCCCAACTGTTTTGGCCAAGCTTATCTACGATAAGTTTATTCAGTACTTGCCTCTTTACCGTCAGGTAAATGAATGGGAACGCCATGGCCTACATACAAACGATAAAAATCTTTCCAATTGGGTAATACGTGTGGCAGAAGATTGGCTTCAACCACTTTATGATTTGATGAAGCAGCTATTAACGGCAAAGTCTGTACTGCATATCGACGAAACCTATGCACAAATAATCAAGCGTTCTGATGGAAAGCCAGCTCAATCAAACGCTTTTAATTGGGTATGTCGCAGTGTACAAAGTGAAGGCCCTATTATCGTTTTATTTAAGAGTGCTCTTTCTCGAGGGCGAGCTATATTAGAAGATTTAATTAAGGGATTCAAAGGCACTGTCATCTGTGATGGGTATTCAGCTTATGGTCAATTACCGCACGTTCAATTCGCCAACTGTTGGGCGCATGTACGCCGTTATTGGCTAAAAGCCGATAGTAAGAATGGCCGAATAGGCGTGCAATATTGCGATCGGTTGTTTCATATCGAGCGTCAAATCAAACATCTTTCAGCGGAAGAGCGCGTGAAAGCTCGTCAACAAGAAGCAAAACCGATTGTCGATGAATTTTTCGATTGGATTGATCGTTCGCCTTTCTTCGGCAAAAATGCTATTGCGAAAGCAGCTGAATATACATTAAGCCGTTCATCTGAGTTAAAAGTTTTCCTTGAAAATGGGGACGTTGCTATTGATAATAATCCCGCTGAAAATGCGATTCGTCCAAATGTCATTGGTCGCAAAAACTGGCTTTTCTCTGTGAGTGAAGCAGGTGCGAAAGCGAATGCCATTTGTTTAAGTTTGGCCGAAACAGCCAAAGCAAACGGAATTGATTTTTATCAGTATCTGGTAAAGCTGATGACGGAATTACCTAATGTCCCGTTTCATCAGCAACCAGAGATTTTACATAATTACATGCCTTGGTCGGAAAATATTCAAGCCACATGTGCAAAATAG